In Ostrea edulis chromosome 6, xbOstEdul1.1, whole genome shotgun sequence, a single window of DNA contains:
- the LOC125651094 gene encoding LOW QUALITY PROTEIN: uncharacterized protein LOC125651094 (The sequence of the model RefSeq protein was modified relative to this genomic sequence to represent the inferred CDS: inserted 1 base in 1 codon): MSSRSDPIRRSTRNRTLTVPAQEEYEVRVNTFQLKLSNIKNEWRECFEEIERXSRDAKTLKSIDELLKKGFEAYEKESNLFCDFLRTNRSEESANELASHLLIKETLLAKVNVARSRIERLINQSGTPKEEDRMSQRSFRALTQRTLSSSKASNRSIESILRQKEAKLEAHRTMMKHLDEELALEAQLKRFEAQREMKMVESELNVLKDKPRLQELAPSLSSKSKTEEYLELLPRYEEERKKHEDAGQASEANGPRIHNRQKEDVVVSTPTQSYSSPHTGNVTEETPMLHTLRPLDITPKTQLNPEVQPFIPRENGISQHFQMIDVFTKHLVKRDLILSRLSKFDDDPMMYISWKTGFQGIMEELGATDTERLELLCEKLGPESSRQAKTIRACNANNPSIAIKKIWERLERRFGAAEQIENYILKKIKEFSSLSSDRFHLLYDLADLASEIASLKTQPQFGVSFSYFDSKKGVNELVEKLPWNLKDKWTSEATKYKKTAGVTYPPFSVFLKFLGNMAEMKNDPAFQFEKKGAKKQLTFQTQQPRQAAGMFSVTKTFPLTKVAARKTEAVATLNVPDMCPLHKNSSHSLNDCVPFRQKPIGERKKIILTNGICFKCCSGKKHRAKNCKADVKCSVCQISSHPSALHEESTEAQDSGRYAGKNKEGNLYEGENIPTVSSACTKVHGTSKSCAKIVPVRVSTTANPQKSMLVYAIIDDQSNRSLATSSVFNYLQDVGVDVPYTLVSCTGTVSATGRFGTGYTVESLDGTCQLKFAELIECNDLPSNRDEIPSREVALQYSHLNCITSEVPPLIETANIELLIGRDLTSAHIVHEQIVGEEDEPFAQRLALGWVIGGQVCLGGAHLPEVRTFKTFALRNGRPSTFEPCNSELLVNDSLFQKTEHDEKIVLSIEDRKFLKLMNTSFERDDSGHWVPPLPFKQNRLRLPDNKAQALQRARSFDKNLQHNPEKFEHVKEFMSKLFDRGHAEKAPVLGDDIERWYLPMFGIYHPKKPGSIRVVFDSSARYEGVSLNDSLMKGPDLSKSLQGVLTRFRLDQYAVMADVEQMFHNFRVREDHRDYLRFLWHPNHDLKAPLEEFRMTVHVFGNSPSPSVATFGLRQSVSTSDLDIQHFVSRNFYVDDGLMSFSSVSQAVDLIKRTQHALYDGGRLRLHKIASNAVEILQHFKSTDLSKDLMGLNITQDDLPEQRSLGIAWNIEDDTFIFRVNKDPKPFTRRGVLSVINSLFDPIGFTAPVTVVGKVLLRDAMTTKCDWDDILPNSFQIEWERWVDSLHALERIHIPRMYCPLSVGEASHLEVHIFSDASKEAVAAVAYLKVFHEERTELGFLIGKAKVAPTHGHTIPRLELCASVLAVEMAETIREQLQVSKDTFRFYTDSQVVLGYISNDAKRFHVYVSNRVSRIRSFCGPEYWRYVMSEQNPADVATRGCSTRELPLSSWLLGPDFLRDGKQLADQPPTYNLVDPDMDKEVRKQVTCSKTTVISQESDSSQSRNISTWCERFERFSTWTSLVRAIACLKGFLGRTRSERPNAVALKEDAELFIIKQAQNDRYLSEILAIKGGKHPPLNSSLISLNPVLDQNGLLRVGGRVKHMKVSDLLTQPIIIPKGHHLATLLVRHYHAKVHHQGRHMTEGAIRGAGFWIVGFRRLVNSLIRTCVMCKKLRGSLGWTKMADLPLERIEPGPPFSFVGVDTFGPWPVVIKKTTRGVKTTSKYWAILFTCLVSRAIHIELVGDMSSGTFINALRRFMAIRGPVRQFRSDRGTNFIGAMKELGISASFDESGTVHDYLTKCGSIWIFNPPYAHHFGGAWERLIGSCRRILDALLLENRSKDLNFDVLSTFMSEVSAIMNARPLLPISSDPEAPSILSPSMILTQKGHNFTTPMNVTGFVPKDAMRSQWKLVQKLADDFWHRWQLEYIHCLQTRRKWQLPGATFKVGDVVLVKDDSSHRNAWPVGIIEEVFPSKDDVIRKIKVAIVRDDTRSTYVRPITELIHLLDCE; the protein is encoded by the exons ATGAGTTCACGTTCAGACCCCATAAGAAGAAGTACACGTAATAGGACCCTAACTGTACCAGCTCAGGAGGAGTACGAAGTACGGGTCAACACATTTCAACTCAAGCTTAGTAACATTAAGAACGAGTGGAGAGAATGTTTTGAGGAGATTGAAA TCAGCAGGGATGCTAAAACTCTTAAGTCAATTGATGAGCTCCTCAAGAAAGGTTTTGAGGCATATGAGAAAGAGTCAAACCTTTTCTGTGATTTCTTAAGAACTAACCGTTCAGAAGAAAGTGCAAATGAACTTGCATCACATTTGTTAATCAAAGAGACTTTACTAGCAAAAGTGAATGTTGCAAGAAGCAGGATTGAGCGGCTGATAAATCAATCAGGGACTCCTAAGGAAGAGGACCGCATGTCACAAAGATCATTTAGAGCACTGACACAACGGACGCTTTCTTCGAGTAAGGCTTCGAACCGCTCAATAGAGTCCATTCTTCGACAAAAGGAGGCAAAACTTGAAGCTCATCGCACCATGATGAAACACCTAGATGAGGAATTAGCACTTGAAGCTCAACTGAAACGCTTTGAGGCGCAACGAGAAATGAAGATGGTGGAAAGTGAACTCAATGTTCTTAAAGATAAGCCACGCTTACAGGAGCTTGCGCCAAGTCTGTCTAGCAAGTCGAAGACTGAAGAATATTTAGAACTTCTCCCAAGGTATGAAGAGGAACGCAAGAAGCATGAAGATGCAGGACAGGCCTCTGAGGCAAACGGTCCAAGAATTCATAATAGACAGAAAGAGGATGTAGTAGTGTCAACACCAACACAGTCCTATTCTTCCCCTCACACTGGTAACGTCACAGAAGAGACACCAATGTTACACACATTGAGACCTTTAGACATCACACCCAAGACTCAGCTGAACCCTGAGGTGCAACCCTTCATACCAAGAGAGAATGGAATATCTCAGCATTTTCAAATGATTGACGTGTTTACTAAACACCTAGTTAAAAGGGATCTTATATTGTCAagactgtcaaaatttgatgatgacCCAATGATGTACATTTCATGGAAAACAGGATTCCAAGGCATTATGGAAGAACTTGGGGCTACAGACACAGAAAGGCTGGAGCTATTGTGTGAAAAACTTGGACCGGAATCTTCTAGGCAAGCAAAGACGATTAGAGCCTGCAACGCTAACAATCCAAGTATAGCAATCAAGAAGATCTGGGAAAGACTGGAAAGACGCTTCGGAGCAGCAGAACAGATTGAAAACTACATTCTTAAGAAAATAAAGGAATTTTCGTCGCTTTCATCAGATCGCTTTCATCTACTATACGACTTAGCAGATCTAGCATCTGAAATTGCATCTTTAAAGACGCAACCTCAGTTTGGTGTGTCGTTCAGCTACTTCGACTCCAAGAAAGGAGTGAATGAACTTGTTGAAAAACTTCCATGGAACCTGAAGGACAAGTGGACTTCAGAGGCAACAAAGTATAAGAAAACTGCAGGAGTGACGTATCCACCTTTTTCAGTTTTCCTCAAGTTTCTGGGAAATATGGCAGAAATGAAGAATGACCCCGCATTTCAGTTTGAGAAGAAAGGGGCAAAGAAACAGTTAACATTCCAAACACAGCAGCCTAGACAAGCTGCTGGTATGTTTTCAGTGACCAAGACTTTCCCATTAACCAAAGTAGCAGCTAGAAAGACAGAGGCTGTTGCTACATTGAATGTACCAGACATGTGTCCATTACATAAGAACAGTTCACATTCCTTGAATGACTGTGTGCCTTTTCGCCAAAAGCCTATTGGAGAACGTAAGAAAATCATCTTAACAAATGGAATATGCTTCAAGTGTTGCAGTGGCAAGAAGCATAGGGCCAAGAACTGTAAGGCAGATGTTAAGTGCAGTGTGTGCCAAATATCGTCACATCCCTCAGCTCTTCATGAAGAATCAACAGAGGCACAAGATTCTGGACGATATGCTGGGAAGAACAAAGAGGGGAACCTTTATGAAGGGGAGAACATACCCACTGTTTCTTCCGCCTGCACAAAGGTGCATGGAACGAGTAAATCTTGTGCAAAGATAGTACCTGTTCGAGTTAGCACAACTGCTAATCCACAGAAGTCGATGCTGGTTTATGCGATTATTGATGACCAGAGTAACCGGTCACTGGCCACTTCGTCAGTATTCAACTACTTGCAAGATGTTGGCGTTGATGTCCCTTACACACTTGTGTCCTGCACTGGAACAGTTTCGGCAACTGGAAGATTTGGTACTGGGTACACAGTTGAGTCCCTAGATGGTACTTGTCAGCTGAAGTTTGCAGAATTAATAGAGTGTAATGACCTACCCAGCAATAGAGATGAAATTCCTTCTCGTGAGGTTGCTTTGCAGTACTCGCACTTAAATTGCATTACATCCGAAGTTCCCCCACTTATTGAAACAGCAAACATAGAACTTTTAATAGGGAGAGACCTCACAAGTGCCCACATAGTTCATGAACAGATAGTTGGGGAGGAAGATGAACCATTTGCACAAAGACTTGCCTTAGGATGGGTCATTGGAGGCCAAGTTTGTCTTGGTGGAGCCCACCTGCCGGAAGTCAGAACCTTCAAAACATTTGCATTGAGGAATGGCAGACCCTCAACCTTTGAACCATGTAACAGTGAGTTGTTGGTTAACGATAGCCTGTTCCAAAAGACCGAACACGACGAAAAGATAGTACTCTCGATAGAAGACAGAAAATTTCTGAAGTTGATGAACACATCATTCGAGAGGGATGACAGTGGGCATTGGGTGCCCCCCCTTCCTTTTAAGCAGAACCGCCTACGTCTACCTGACAACAAAGCACAGGCACTGCAGCGTGCAAGATCGTTTGACAAGAATTTACAACACAACCCTGAAAAATTCGAGCATGTCAAGGAGTTCATGTCGAAGCTGTTTGATAGGGGCCATGCAGAGAAAGCACCTGTGCTCGGGGACGATATAGAGCGATGGTATTTGCCAATGTTTGGCATCTATCATCCCAAGAAACCAGGGTCTATAAGGGTGGTTTTCGACTCGTCAGCACGTTACGAAGGGGTCTCCTTGAATGATTCACTGATGAAAGGACCAGACCTGTCGAAAAGTTTGCAAGGTGTACTGACGAGATTTCGATTGGATCAATATGCAGTGATGGCAGACGTAGAGCAGATGTTCCATAATTTCCGTGTGAGGGAAGACCACCGTGACTACCTTCGTTTCTTGTGGCATCCTAACCATGACTTAAAGGCTCCATTAGAGGAATTTAGGATGACAGTCCATGTATTCGGGAACAGTCCCAGCCCATCCGTTGCAACATTTGGGTTGAGACAGTCTGTTTCAACTTCAGACTTGGACATTCAACACTTTGTGTCTCGTAACTTTTACGTGGATGATGGACTTATGAGCTTTAGTAGTGTATCTCAGGCGGTGGACCTGATCAAGCGTACACAACATGCTCTCTATGATGGAGGTCGTTTACGTCTACACAAAATTGCATCAAACGCGGTTGAGATTCTACAACACTTCAAATCAACAGATCTCAGCAAAGATCTCATGGGACTTAATATTACGCAGGATGACTTGCCAGAGCAGAGGAGCCTGGGAATTGCATGGAACATTGAAGATGACACATTTATCTTCAGAGTAAATAAGGATCCAAAGCCTTTCACACGACGTGGCGTCTTGTCAGTCATAAATAGTCTCTTCGACCCCATCGGATTTACAGCCCCTGTGACTGTGGTTGGGAAAGTGCTTTTAAGGGATGCGATGACCACGAAGTGTGACTGGGACGACATACTCCCAAACAGTTTTCAGATCGAATGGGAAAGATGGGTAGACTCACTTCATGCCTTGGAAAGGATTCATATACCCCGTATGTATTGCCCACTGTCTGTAGGGGAAGCATCACACTTGGAAGTTCACATTTTTTCTGATGCGTCTAAAGAGGCAGTGGCTGCAGTGGCGTATTTGAAAGTGTTCCACGAAGAACGAACTGAGTTAGGATTTCTTATTGGCAAGGCCAAAGTTGCCCCCACGCATGGACATACAATCCCAAGGCTCGAACTATGTGCTTCAGTTTTGGCCGTTGAGATGGCAGAAACTATCAGAGAACAACTGCAGGTTTCCAAAGACACCTTTAGGTTCTATACCGATAGCCAAGTTGTTTTAGGATACATCTCCAATGATGCTAAAAGGTTTCATGTTTATGTGTCTAACAGGGTGAGCAGAATTCGGTCATTCTGTGGACCAGAATACTGGAGATATGTCATGTCTGAACAGAACCCAGCCGATGTTGCAACTCGGGGTTGCAGCACGCGAGAGCTTCCTCTAAGCAGTTGGCTTTTAGGACCTGACTTCTTGAGAGACGGCAAACAACTTGCAGATCAACCTCCAACCTATAACCTTGTTGATCCGGACATGGACAAGGAAGTTCGTAAGCAGGTAACTTGTTCAAAGACCACCGTTATATCTCAGGAATCAGATTCTTCTCAGTCCAGAAATATATCTACATGGTGTGAACGGTTTGAAAGATTTTCGACATGGACAAGTTTAGTTCGTGCTATTGCCTGCCTTAAAGGATTTTTGGGTAGAACTCGTTCTGAGAGACCAAATGCAGTGGCTCTAAAAGAAGATGCTGAACTTTTTATTATCAAGCAGGCTCAAAATGACAGATATTTGTCTGAGATTCTTGCAATCAAAGGAGGAAAGCACCCGCCACTGAACAGCTCTTTGATTTCCCTTAATCCAGTATTGGATCAAAATGGCCTCCTGCGTGTGGGCGGCCGAGTCAAACATATGAAGGTATCTGACCTACTTACTCAGCCTATCATTATCCCTAAGGGCCACCACCTCGCTACATTGTTAGTACGTCACTACCATGCAAAAGTTCATCACCAGGGTAGACATATGACGGAGGGAGCTATCAGAGGTGCGGGTTTCTGGATCGTTGGATTCCGCCGGCTCGTGAACTCTCTGATTAGGACATGTGTTATGTGCAAGAAACTGCGTGGGAGTCTAGGATGGACAAAAATGGCTGACCTACCACTAGAAAGAATTGAGCCTGGACCTCCATTTAGTTTTGTGGGGGTAGACACATTTGGGCCTTGGCCAGTTGTTATAAAGAAAACTACCAGAGGTGTCAAGACTACATCCAAGTATTGGGCCATTCTTTTTACCTGTCTTGTGTCAAGGGCAATACACATAGAGTTGGTTGGAGACATGAGTAGTGGAACCTTCATCAATGCCCTGAGACGATTTATGGCAATCCGTGGCCCTGTGCGCCAATTTCGTTCAGATAGGGGTACAAACTTCATTGGGGCAATGAAGGAGTTGGGGATAAGTGCATCATTTGATGAGAGTGGAACAGTTCACGACTACCTCACAAAGTGTGGATCTATCTGGATCTTCAATCCACCATATGCACATCATTTTGGAGGTGCCTGGGAACGCCTGATAGGTTCCTGCCGCCGTATATTAGACGCATTGCTGTTGGAGAACAGATCAAAGGACTTAAACTTTGACGTTCTGAGTACTTTCATGAGCGAAGTGAGCGCCATCATGAATGCTCGCCCATTGTTACCTATTTCTAGTGATCCGGAAGCTCCATCTATTCTTTCTCCATCCATGATCCTTACACAGAAAGGACACAACTTCACCACACCCATGAATGTTACAGGATTTGTACCAAAAGATGCTATGAGAAGTCAGTGGAAATTGGTTCAAAAACTCGCAGATGACTTCTGGCATAGATGGCAGCTTGAATACATCCACTGTCTGCAAACTCGCAGAAAATGGCAGTTGCCAGGGGCAACCTTCAAGGTTGGTGATGTGGTTCTAGTCAAGGACGACAGCTCTCATCGGAACGCTTGGCCTGTTGGTATCATCGAGGAAGTATTCCCAAGCAAGGATGATGTCATTCGCAAGATCAAGGTCGCCATCGTCCGTGATGACACGCGTTCCACATATGTAAGACCAATTACTGAACTGATCCATTTACTTGATTGCGAGTGA
- the LOC130047288 gene encoding uncharacterized protein LOC130047288, whose translation MQSTDSAKQPPKKKQRNKSKQNKGTIKLKAWGKETAVVKLSTKDANKNIKLLNSEIGTLKKQNLDLKESHLDLQCRTMRDNLLFFGFPEDEVEDPKELILNLCVKELKIENPRDIKIERKRKQGKPRHIVAKFNSFVDREKIRLSSKNLKDTRYGIQEQFPKEIKERRNALIPLWKRARSENKKAVLITDKLFVDGRRVYPPGADPDHEPMT comes from the exons ATGCAAAGTACCGATTCCGCCAAGCAGCCTCCAAAGAAAAAACAACGCAACAAAAGCAAGCAGAACAAAGGAACT ATCAAGTTGAAAGCCTGGGGCAAGGAGACAGCTGTCGTAAAATTGTCCACAAAAGATGctaacaaaaatattaaattactTAATTCTGAAATTGGCActcttaaaaaacaaaatttagatcTCAAAGAATCTCATCTAGATCTTCAATGCCGCACGATGAGAGACAATTTGTTGTTCTTTGGTTTTCCGGAAGATGAAGTAGAAGATCCAAAAGAGCTCATTCTGAACTTATGTGTTAAggaattaaaaattgaaaatccaCGAGACATTAAAATAGAGAGAAAACGCAAGCAGGGAAAACCTCGACATATTGTTGCGAAGTTTAACTCCTTTGTTGACCGTGAAAAAATTCGTCTTTCTAGTAAAAACCTTAAGGATACCAGATACGGTATACAAGAACAGTTCCCAAAGGAAATTAAAGAAAGACGAAATGCTCTAATTCCTCTTTGGAAACGCGCACGGTCAGAAAATAAAAAAGCCGTACTCATAACTGACAAGTTGTTCGTTGATGGCCGCAGGGTGTATCCTCCGGGAGCGGATCCAGATCACGAACCAATGACATAG